From a region of the Daphnia pulicaria isolate SC F1-1A chromosome 1, SC_F0-13Bv2, whole genome shotgun sequence genome:
- the LOC124342557 gene encoding tax1-binding protein 3 homolog, with protein sequence MSTFFHQAGTAMECLSIPITLHKESVLDHEGREVHRCGFKIGGGIDQDFRKSPQNYSDNGIYVTEVQENSPAAKAGLRMNDKILQCNGYDLTMCTHKKAVDYIKKYPVLNMLVARKGVTHS encoded by the exons ATGTCGACTTTTTTTCACCAAGCAGGAACTGCAATGGAATGTCTCAGC ATTCCCATAACTTTACACAAAGAATCTGTCCTAGATCATGAAGGAAGAGAAGTGCATAGGTGTGGCTTTAAAATAGGAGGAGGAATCGACCAGGACTTCAGAAAAAGTCCTCAAAACTATTCCGATAAT GGAATTTATGTCACTGAAGTACAAGAAAATAGCCCAG caGCAAAAGCTGGTCTGCGGATGAATGACAAGATTCTGCAG TGTAATGGGTACGATTTGACCATGTGCACTCACAAGAAGGCTGTCGACTACATCAAGAAATATCCCGTTTTGAATATGCTGGTTGCTCGCAAAGGAGTAACACATTCGTGA